The following proteins are co-located in the Parafannyhessea umbonata genome:
- the rpsP gene encoding 30S ribosomal protein S16, translating to MAVKIRLARHGAKKRPYYRVVVADGRMPRDGRYIELVGRYNPLTTPKTIDLDLEKIDEWVAKGAQPSNAVAHLIDIARSDAPAPEKKQKLSKKAAAKAAAAAEDAE from the coding sequence TTGGCAGTTAAGATTCGTCTCGCCCGTCACGGTGCAAAGAAGCGTCCGTACTACCGCGTCGTCGTCGCCGACGGCCGCATGCCCCGCGATGGTCGTTACATCGAGCTCGTTGGTCGCTACAACCCGCTGACCACCCCGAAGACCATCGACCTCGACCTCGAGAAGATCGACGAGTGGGTCGCCAAGGGCGCCCAGCCCAGCAACGCCGTCGCTCACCTGATTGACATCGCCCGCAGCGACGCTCCCGCTCCCGAGAAGAAGCAGAAGCTCTCCAAGAAGGCTGCCGCCAAGGCCGCTGCTGCCGCCGAGGACGCGGAGTAG